The Macaca thibetana thibetana isolate TM-01 chromosome 11, ASM2454274v1, whole genome shotgun sequence genome window below encodes:
- the LOC126931134 gene encoding olfactory receptor 9K2, whose protein sequence is MLGSKPRVHLYILPCASQQVSTMGDRGASNHSEMTDFILAGFRVRPELHILLFLLFLFVYAMILLGNVGMMAIIMTDPRLNTPMYFFLGNLSFIDLFYSSVIAPKAIINFWSESKSISFAGCVAQLFLFALFIVTEGFLLAAMAYDRFIAICNPLLYSVQMSTRLCTQLVAGSYFCGCISSVIQTSMTFTLSFCASRAVDHFYCDSRPLQRLSCSDLFIHRMISFSLSCIIILPTIIVITVSYMYIVSTVLKIHSTEGRKKAFSTCSSHLGVVSVLYGAVFFMYLTPDRFPELSKVASLCYSLVTPMLNPLIYSLRNKDVQEALKKLLEKKNISL, encoded by the coding sequence ATGCTAGGATCCAAACCAAGagttcatttgtatattttgccCTGTGCCTCTCAACAGGTTTCTACCATGGGTGACAGGGGAGCAAGCAATCACTCAGAAATGACTGACTTCATTCTTGCAGGCTTCAGGGTCCGCCCAGAGCTCCACATTCTCCTCTTCCTgctatttctgtttgtttatgcCATGATCCTTCTAGGGAATGTTGGGATGATGGCCATTATTATGACTGATCCTCGGCTGAACACACCAATGTATTTCTTCCTAGGCAATCTCTccttcattgatcttttctattcATCTGTTATTGCACCCAAGGCTATAATCAACTTCTGGTCTGAAAGCAAGTCTATCTCCTTTGCAGGCTGTGTGGCCCAGCTCTTTCTCTTTGCCCTCTTCATTGTGACTGAGGGATTTCTCCTGGCGGCCATGGCTTATGACCGCTTTATTGCCATCTGCAACCCTCTGCTCTACTCTGTTCAAATGTCAACACGTCTCTGTACTCAGTTGGTGGCTGGTTCCTATTTCTGTGGCTGCATTAGCTCAGTCATTCAGACCAGCATGACATTTACTTTATCTTTTTGTGCTTCTCGGGCTGTTGACCACTTTTACTGTGATTCTCGCCCGCTTCAGAGACTATCTTGTTCTGATCTCTTTATCCATAGAATGATATCTTTTTCCCTGTCATGTATTATTATCTTGCCTACTATCATAGTCATTACTGTATCTTATATGTATATTGTGTCCACAGTTCTAAAGATACACTCTACTGAGGGACGTAAGAAGGCCTTCTCCACCTGCAGCTCTCACCTGGGAGTTGTGAGTGTGCTGTATGGTGCTGTCTTTTTTATGTATCTCACTCCTGACAGATTTCCTGAGCTGAGTAAAGTGGCATCCTTATGTTACTCCCTAGTCACTCCCATGTTGAATCCTTTGATTTATTCTCTGAGGAACAAAGATGTCCAAGAGGCT